In Methanomassiliicoccales archaeon, a genomic segment contains:
- a CDS encoding DUF2116 family Zn-ribbon domain-containing protein, whose protein sequence is MPERLPPHTHCIQCDNPVPEGEEYCSEECKATYQKRMKDSTRRSWIFFAVVVVIMVLMAMVTVFAV, encoded by the coding sequence ATGCCAGAGAGGCTGCCGCCGCACACGCATTGCATCCAGTGCGACAATCCCGTGCCCGAAGGGGAGGAGTACTGCTCCGAGGAATGCAAGGCGACCTACCAGAAACGGATGAAGGACAGCACCCGCCGCTCCTGGATCTTCTTCGCCGTGGTGGTCGTCATCATGGTGCTAATGGCGATGGTGACCGTTTTCGCCGTCTGA
- a CDS encoding biotin transporter BioY: MSVRTELVHKRRDVALVLLRWRHEASLAEKLAASLLVALLTALAAQIRLQLPFTPVPFTGQVLIVLLSGFLLGRFAPISMGMYLGLGATFGWFSGFQGIAAFTGITSGYLFGFVLAAAIVGHLASSKRVWSLTGISVVMSLGLGAIYLCGASWLCLFWGMGPIQAIALGVIPFILVDALKLGIAATVARGISSSEAS, encoded by the coding sequence ATGTCGGTCCGCACCGAGCTCGTGCACAAGCGCCGGGACGTAGCCCTGGTCCTTCTGCGATGGAGGCATGAGGCCAGCTTGGCGGAGAAGCTCGCCGCGTCCCTCCTGGTGGCACTACTGACCGCCTTGGCTGCGCAGATAAGACTGCAGTTGCCGTTCACGCCCGTGCCCTTCACCGGCCAAGTGCTCATCGTGCTCCTCTCCGGCTTCCTCTTGGGCAGGTTCGCACCGATCAGCATGGGCATGTACCTGGGCCTGGGAGCGACCTTCGGCTGGTTCAGCGGATTCCAGGGGATCGCGGCTTTCACAGGCATCACCTCTGGCTACCTTTTCGGTTTCGTGCTCGCCGCCGCCATCGTCGGGCATCTCGCATCCAGCAAGAGGGTTTGGAGCTTGACGGGCATAAGCGTGGTGATGAGCCTTGGCCTGGGAGCGATATATCTTTGCGGGGCGAGTTGGCTCTGCCTCTTCTGGGGCATGGGCCCGATCCAAGCCATAGCCCTCGGTGTGATTCCTTTCATCCTAGTGGATGCCTTGAAGCTGGGTATCGCAGCCACGGTGGCACGTGGCATCTCCTCAAGCGAAGCGAGCTGA
- a CDS encoding Type 1 glutamine amidotransferase-like domain-containing protein has translation MLRLYFLGGEDLQERNSKEIDQQAFQEAGGSPSVLVFPWTSKTTAREDKYRWLMVEYFKELGARAVRFVEVSLPYTEMVQLVEQSDLIYLPGGDTRLLLDRMRNTGAAHLIRVYDKVILGNSAGALALCKEFVLRPEVEGGRLSIGSGLGLVDFSVAVHYEPSQDQELEGLSTDRHIFAIPEGGALVFGECSICLFGEVVMFQDGSKA, from the coding sequence ATGCTTCGGCTCTATTTCCTCGGCGGCGAGGACCTGCAGGAAAGGAATTCAAAGGAGATCGACCAGCAAGCCTTCCAAGAGGCCGGTGGGTCGCCTTCCGTTTTGGTGTTCCCTTGGACATCCAAGACGACGGCGCGCGAGGACAAGTATCGCTGGCTCATGGTGGAGTACTTCAAGGAGCTGGGTGCGAGAGCCGTGCGCTTCGTGGAGGTCTCGCTTCCTTACACCGAGATGGTGCAGTTAGTGGAGCAGTCCGACCTCATCTATCTGCCCGGCGGCGACACCAGGCTGCTTCTCGATCGGATGCGCAACACCGGCGCGGCCCACCTCATCCGCGTCTATGACAAGGTCATCCTAGGCAATTCGGCGGGGGCGCTGGCGCTCTGCAAGGAGTTCGTGCTCCGGCCCGAGGTAGAAGGAGGGCGATTGAGCATCGGCAGCGGCCTGGGCCTGGTCGATTTCAGTGTGGCGGTGCACTACGAACCTTCCCAAGATCAAGAACTGGAGGGACTTTCAACGGACCGGCACATCTTCGCCATTCCGGAGGGAGGGGCGCTGGTCTTCGGTGAATGCAGCATCTGTCTTTTTGGAGAAGTGGTCATGTTCCAGGACGGTAGCAAGGCCTAG